In the genome of Labeo rohita strain BAU-BD-2019 chromosome 24, IGBB_LRoh.1.0, whole genome shotgun sequence, one region contains:
- the ptchd3a gene encoding patched domain-containing protein 3 isoform X1: MPVNMAGCTTDCVEKPISICFQKFGRFVGTYPWWFFISPLFISAVLGSGFYFLEDREANDIEDQFTPVNGPAKLERQFVQQNFPQNDSVFSNQRLYTDGVYASFIAVSRSSNILTDAAFQEIVTLDRKVKELNVSMGHEVLTFEGLCARRYKKCIPNKILDIHKYYGDNLETTELTFPFFRFGFSYIFLGYSVGGVNINSSVIKSAKAVRLFYFLKEDNRSRTDLWLNEFLKVFPSNLSLNFIKVTHSTSLSRQVEFEANTKDVIPLFSITYVIAIAFSILSCLRFDCVRNKVWVAAFGVFSAGLAVLSSFGMMLHIGVPFVMTVANSPFLILGIGVDDMFILISCWQQTNVHDRVETRLSNTYKEAAISITITTLTDVLAFYIGLMTPFRSVRSFCLYTSTSILFCYIYSITFFGAFLVLNGRRENSNKHWLTCKEVPEECPVGQSKWYELCCVGGAYDPHTGTEEVQPMNHFFKKYYGPFLTKSWTKVFVIVLYCIYLIISIYGCFQIQEGIDLRNLAADDSYVVKYYDNEKAYFSEYGPNIMVVIRREFPYWDEKYMSDLETCIEDFKNLSFIEKDIFTSWIKSYKYYGYHTKLNLSTEDIFKDNLDRFLRFYSDFKQDVNFTNNSIYASRFFIQTVNISTALDEMNMLNKLRETAQKCPVPLLVYHPAFIYHDQYAVIVSNTIQNIAVTTAVMLLISLLLIPNPLCSLWVTFSIASVIVGVTGFMALWDVNLDTISMIILVVCIGFSVDFSAHISYAFVSNKKPSANEKAVEALFNLGYPILQGAVSTILGVVVLSASKNYIFRTFFKIMFLVIFFGLFHGLTFIPVFLTFFDICSGTPAKNKSGPEEQAMRNHTNNIQVNSKDGELKEREIYDNHNFQPDNHQICQSQPCSAIWMVTGNNHNHVQDNHMCVASSIPMFRVDCQTYEVHMYTPSDDTMLKVKCQAKQCLESQNCVLGNSNHIQDSNVCTLNGSDLSIL, translated from the exons ATGCCGGTGAACATGGCTGGATGCACCACAGACTGCGTGGAGAAGCCGATCTCCATCTGCTTCCAGAAGTTCGGCCGCTTTGTGGGAACTTACCCGTGGTGGTTCTTCATCTCTCCTCTGTTCATCTCCGCGGTGTTGGGCAGTGGGTTTTATTTCTTAGAAGATCGTGAGGCCAATGACATCGAGGATCAGTTCACACCTGTGAACGGTCCTGCCAAGCTGGAGAGGCAGTTCGTGCAGCAAAACTTCCCGCAGAACGACTCGGTGTTCTCCAACCAAAGACTCTACACGGATGGCGTTTACGCGTCCTTCATTGCGGTATCAAGATCCTCCAACATCCTCACAGACGCTGCCTTTCAGGAGATAGTCACTTTAGACAGAAAGGTGAAGGAGTTAAATGTGTCCATGGGTCACGAGGTGCTCACTTTTGAGGGACTTTGCGCAAGACGATACAAGAAGTGCATCCCTAATAAGATACTGGATATTCACAAATATTATGGGGATAATTTAGAAACGACCGAACTTACCTTTCCCTTCTTTCGTTTTGGATTCTCATACATTTTCTTGGGATATTCGGTTGGTGGAGTGAATATAAACTCTTCTGTTATTAAAAGTGCAAAAGCTGTGCgcctgttttattttcttaaggAGGATAATCGCTCCAGAACCGACTTATGGCTGAATGAATTCCTTAAGGTTTTTCCCTCCAATTTATCACTAAATTTCATTAAG gtgACCCATTCCACATCTTTGTCAAGGCAGGTGGAATTTGAGGCGAATACAAAGGATGTGATTCCTCTCTTCTCTATCACATATGTCATTGCCATTGCATTCTCTATTCTCTCTTGTTTGAG gTTTGACTGTGTTAGAAACAAAGTATGGGTTGCTGCATTTGGGGTGTTTTCTGCTGGACTGGCTGTTCTGTCCTCGTTTGGGATGATGTTACACATTGGTGTCCCGTTTGTCATGACAGTTGCTAATTCTCCATTCCTGATATTAG ggATCGGAGTGGACGACATGTTTATCCTCATTTCTTGCTGGCAGCAGACGAATGTTCACGATCGAGTGGAGACTCGCCTGTCTAATACATACAAAGAAGCGGCCATTTCCATCACCATCACCACGCTGACAGACGTTCTCGCTTTCTACATCGGCCTCATGACGCCCTTCCGCTCGGTCCGCTCCTTCTGCCTATACACCAGCACCTCCATCCTTTTCTGCTATATCTACAGCATCACATTTTTCGGCGCGTTTCTCGTTCTTAACGGACGGCGAGAGAACAGCAACAAGCATTGGCTGACCTGCAAGGAAGTACCGGAAGAGTGTCCAGTGGGTCAGTCGAAGTGGTACGAATTATGCTGCGTTGGAGGCGCGTATGACCCCCATACTGGCACAGAGGAGGTGCAACCAATGAatcacttctttaaaaaatactacGGCCCGTTTCTGACGAAATCATGGACGAAGGTTTTTGTGATCGTGTTGTACTGCATCTATTTGATTATTAGCATTTACGGGTGCTTCCAAATTCAAGAAGGAATCGATCTTCGCAATTTAGCAGCTGACGATTCGTACGTGGTGAAATACTACGATAACGAGAAGGCGTATTTCTCTGAATACGGACCGAACATCATGGTCGTCATCCGACGGGAGTTTCCATACTGGGATGAAAAGTACATGTCGGATCTTGAAACTTGCATTGAAGATTTTAAAAACTTATCTTTCATTGAAAAAGACATATTCACCTCCTGGATCAAATCGTACAAGTACTACGGATATCACACCAAACTCAATCTGAGCACCGAAGACATCTTCAAAGATAACCTAGACAGATTTCTGCGCTTTTACTCCGATTTCAAACAGGACGTCAATTTCACCAACAACTCCATCTATGCATCTCGCTTCTTCATACAGACCGTAAATATCTCGACCGCTTTGGATGAGATGAATATGTTGAATAAATTAAGAGAGACTGCACAAAAGTGCCCTGTTCCTTTACTAGTTTACCACCCCGCCTTTATCTACCATGATCAGTATGCAGTAATAGTTAGCAATACCATTCAAAACATTGCGGTTACGACAGCCGTAATGTTGCTTATCTCACTTCTCCTCATCCCAAATCCTCTGTGCTCCCTCTGGGTGACTTTTTCCATCGCATCTGTCATCGTCGGTGTCACTGGGTTCATGGCATTGTGGGACGTTAACTTAGACACCATCTCCATGATCATTCTAGTCGTCTGCATTGGTTTTTCTGTAGACTTCTCCGCTCATATATCTTACGCCTTTGTCTCGAATAAAAAACCTAGCGCAAATGAAAAGGCCGTCGAGGCCTTGTTTAATTTAGGATATCCTATTTTGCAAGGGGCTGTGTCTACGATTCTTGGGGTGGTGGTGTTGTCTGCTTCAAAGAACTATATCttcagaactttttttaaaattatgttctTGGTGATCTTCTTTGGTCTCTTTCATGGCTTAACTTTTATCCCAGTTTTTCTGACTTTCTTTGACATTTGTAGTGGCACACCGGCTAAGAACAAGTCGGGCCCAGAAGAGCAGGCCATGAGGAACCACACCAATAACATTCAAGTGAACTCAAAGGATGGTGAGCTGAAAGAGCGGGAGATTTACGACAATCACAATTTTCAACCGGACAACCACCAAATTTGCCAGTCTCAGCCATGCTCTGCCATTTGGATGGTAACCGGCAATAACCATAACCATGTTCAAGATAACCACATGTGCGTGGCAAGCAGTATTCCAATGTTCAGAGTGGATTGTCAAACATATGAGGTGCACATGTATACACCATCAGATGATACCATGCTAAAAGTCAAATGTCAAGCAAAACAGTGCTtggaaagtcaaaattgtgttttaGGAAACAGCAACCACATTCAAGATTCAAATGTGTGCACTCTCAACGGTTCTGATTTGTCCATTTTGTAA
- the ptchd3a gene encoding patched domain-containing protein 3 isoform X2, whose product MEQNKQKSRHCVEKPISICFQKFGRFVGTYPWWFFISPLFISAVLGSGFYFLEDREANDIEDQFTPVNGPAKLERQFVQQNFPQNDSVFSNQRLYTDGVYASFIAVSRSSNILTDAAFQEIVTLDRKVKELNVSMGHEVLTFEGLCARRYKKCIPNKILDIHKYYGDNLETTELTFPFFRFGFSYIFLGYSVGGVNINSSVIKSAKAVRLFYFLKEDNRSRTDLWLNEFLKVFPSNLSLNFIKVTHSTSLSRQVEFEANTKDVIPLFSITYVIAIAFSILSCLRFDCVRNKVWVAAFGVFSAGLAVLSSFGMMLHIGVPFVMTVANSPFLILGIGVDDMFILISCWQQTNVHDRVETRLSNTYKEAAISITITTLTDVLAFYIGLMTPFRSVRSFCLYTSTSILFCYIYSITFFGAFLVLNGRRENSNKHWLTCKEVPEECPVGQSKWYELCCVGGAYDPHTGTEEVQPMNHFFKKYYGPFLTKSWTKVFVIVLYCIYLIISIYGCFQIQEGIDLRNLAADDSYVVKYYDNEKAYFSEYGPNIMVVIRREFPYWDEKYMSDLETCIEDFKNLSFIEKDIFTSWIKSYKYYGYHTKLNLSTEDIFKDNLDRFLRFYSDFKQDVNFTNNSIYASRFFIQTVNISTALDEMNMLNKLRETAQKCPVPLLVYHPAFIYHDQYAVIVSNTIQNIAVTTAVMLLISLLLIPNPLCSLWVTFSIASVIVGVTGFMALWDVNLDTISMIILVVCIGFSVDFSAHISYAFVSNKKPSANEKAVEALFNLGYPILQGAVSTILGVVVLSASKNYIFRTFFKIMFLVIFFGLFHGLTFIPVFLTFFDICSGTPAKNKSGPEEQAMRNHTNNIQVNSKDGELKEREIYDNHNFQPDNHQICQSQPCSAIWMVTGNNHNHVQDNHMCVASSIPMFRVDCQTYEVHMYTPSDDTMLKVKCQAKQCLESQNCVLGNSNHIQDSNVCTLNGSDLSIL is encoded by the exons ATGGAGCAAAATAAGCAGAAATCGCGAC ACTGCGTGGAGAAGCCGATCTCCATCTGCTTCCAGAAGTTCGGCCGCTTTGTGGGAACTTACCCGTGGTGGTTCTTCATCTCTCCTCTGTTCATCTCCGCGGTGTTGGGCAGTGGGTTTTATTTCTTAGAAGATCGTGAGGCCAATGACATCGAGGATCAGTTCACACCTGTGAACGGTCCTGCCAAGCTGGAGAGGCAGTTCGTGCAGCAAAACTTCCCGCAGAACGACTCGGTGTTCTCCAACCAAAGACTCTACACGGATGGCGTTTACGCGTCCTTCATTGCGGTATCAAGATCCTCCAACATCCTCACAGACGCTGCCTTTCAGGAGATAGTCACTTTAGACAGAAAGGTGAAGGAGTTAAATGTGTCCATGGGTCACGAGGTGCTCACTTTTGAGGGACTTTGCGCAAGACGATACAAGAAGTGCATCCCTAATAAGATACTGGATATTCACAAATATTATGGGGATAATTTAGAAACGACCGAACTTACCTTTCCCTTCTTTCGTTTTGGATTCTCATACATTTTCTTGGGATATTCGGTTGGTGGAGTGAATATAAACTCTTCTGTTATTAAAAGTGCAAAAGCTGTGCgcctgttttattttcttaaggAGGATAATCGCTCCAGAACCGACTTATGGCTGAATGAATTCCTTAAGGTTTTTCCCTCCAATTTATCACTAAATTTCATTAAG gtgACCCATTCCACATCTTTGTCAAGGCAGGTGGAATTTGAGGCGAATACAAAGGATGTGATTCCTCTCTTCTCTATCACATATGTCATTGCCATTGCATTCTCTATTCTCTCTTGTTTGAG gTTTGACTGTGTTAGAAACAAAGTATGGGTTGCTGCATTTGGGGTGTTTTCTGCTGGACTGGCTGTTCTGTCCTCGTTTGGGATGATGTTACACATTGGTGTCCCGTTTGTCATGACAGTTGCTAATTCTCCATTCCTGATATTAG ggATCGGAGTGGACGACATGTTTATCCTCATTTCTTGCTGGCAGCAGACGAATGTTCACGATCGAGTGGAGACTCGCCTGTCTAATACATACAAAGAAGCGGCCATTTCCATCACCATCACCACGCTGACAGACGTTCTCGCTTTCTACATCGGCCTCATGACGCCCTTCCGCTCGGTCCGCTCCTTCTGCCTATACACCAGCACCTCCATCCTTTTCTGCTATATCTACAGCATCACATTTTTCGGCGCGTTTCTCGTTCTTAACGGACGGCGAGAGAACAGCAACAAGCATTGGCTGACCTGCAAGGAAGTACCGGAAGAGTGTCCAGTGGGTCAGTCGAAGTGGTACGAATTATGCTGCGTTGGAGGCGCGTATGACCCCCATACTGGCACAGAGGAGGTGCAACCAATGAatcacttctttaaaaaatactacGGCCCGTTTCTGACGAAATCATGGACGAAGGTTTTTGTGATCGTGTTGTACTGCATCTATTTGATTATTAGCATTTACGGGTGCTTCCAAATTCAAGAAGGAATCGATCTTCGCAATTTAGCAGCTGACGATTCGTACGTGGTGAAATACTACGATAACGAGAAGGCGTATTTCTCTGAATACGGACCGAACATCATGGTCGTCATCCGACGGGAGTTTCCATACTGGGATGAAAAGTACATGTCGGATCTTGAAACTTGCATTGAAGATTTTAAAAACTTATCTTTCATTGAAAAAGACATATTCACCTCCTGGATCAAATCGTACAAGTACTACGGATATCACACCAAACTCAATCTGAGCACCGAAGACATCTTCAAAGATAACCTAGACAGATTTCTGCGCTTTTACTCCGATTTCAAACAGGACGTCAATTTCACCAACAACTCCATCTATGCATCTCGCTTCTTCATACAGACCGTAAATATCTCGACCGCTTTGGATGAGATGAATATGTTGAATAAATTAAGAGAGACTGCACAAAAGTGCCCTGTTCCTTTACTAGTTTACCACCCCGCCTTTATCTACCATGATCAGTATGCAGTAATAGTTAGCAATACCATTCAAAACATTGCGGTTACGACAGCCGTAATGTTGCTTATCTCACTTCTCCTCATCCCAAATCCTCTGTGCTCCCTCTGGGTGACTTTTTCCATCGCATCTGTCATCGTCGGTGTCACTGGGTTCATGGCATTGTGGGACGTTAACTTAGACACCATCTCCATGATCATTCTAGTCGTCTGCATTGGTTTTTCTGTAGACTTCTCCGCTCATATATCTTACGCCTTTGTCTCGAATAAAAAACCTAGCGCAAATGAAAAGGCCGTCGAGGCCTTGTTTAATTTAGGATATCCTATTTTGCAAGGGGCTGTGTCTACGATTCTTGGGGTGGTGGTGTTGTCTGCTTCAAAGAACTATATCttcagaactttttttaaaattatgttctTGGTGATCTTCTTTGGTCTCTTTCATGGCTTAACTTTTATCCCAGTTTTTCTGACTTTCTTTGACATTTGTAGTGGCACACCGGCTAAGAACAAGTCGGGCCCAGAAGAGCAGGCCATGAGGAACCACACCAATAACATTCAAGTGAACTCAAAGGATGGTGAGCTGAAAGAGCGGGAGATTTACGACAATCACAATTTTCAACCGGACAACCACCAAATTTGCCAGTCTCAGCCATGCTCTGCCATTTGGATGGTAACCGGCAATAACCATAACCATGTTCAAGATAACCACATGTGCGTGGCAAGCAGTATTCCAATGTTCAGAGTGGATTGTCAAACATATGAGGTGCACATGTATACACCATCAGATGATACCATGCTAAAAGTCAAATGTCAAGCAAAACAGTGCTtggaaagtcaaaattgtgttttaGGAAACAGCAACCACATTCAAGATTCAAATGTGTGCACTCTCAACGGTTCTGATTTGTCCATTTTGTAA